The DNA region GCACCATGGAGCGGCTGGCGCGCGAGCGCAGCGAGCTGCGCGTCGTCGCCGACCAGATCGGCGCGCCGACCTCGGCCGCATTGATCGCCGATGCGCTGGCAGCGGTGCTGGCATCGGGGCAAGACGACATTGCCGGGCGCTTCGCCGCCGCTTCGGGCCTCGTTCACCTCGCCGCCAGCGGCGAGACGAGCTGGCACGGCTTTGCCGCGGCCATCGTCGCCGGCCTGCGGGCGCGCGGCGTGCCGCTCAAGGTCGAGACCGTGACGGCGATCACCACCGCCGACTATCCGACCAAGGCGCACCGCCCGGCCAATTCGCGGCTCGATCTCGGCCGGCTGCGCACCATGTTCGGCGTCGCCACGCCCGATTGGCAGGCGGCGCTGCAGCCGGAGCTCGATCGTCTCGCCGCCGAGCTGAAGGGATAGAGGACATCACCATCCCGGCGGGACGGCGACCGGTGGCGGCGAAAAATTGAGGCGGGGGGCGAAGCTGCGCGGCGGCCACGCCAGCGCCGAGAACGGCGTTCCGTCGAGCCCGAGCAGCGGGCTGTAGCAGGGATCGGCCATCAGCGCCTCGCCCCAGCGCGCCCGCAACGCCCGCAGTTCGCGCGCGTGCTGCGCCGCGAGCAGCGGCGCCGTCGCGCTGTCGCGATGATCGATCAGCCGCGCCCGCGGCGTCAGCACGATGCGGCCGCCGATCGGGCCACCTTGGGCGCGCAGCTTCAGGCAGTAATCGATCGCGGGGTAGAAGCGGGGAAAGCGGCTTTCATCCAGGCCGCCCACGGCCTCGAACGCGGCGCGCCGGGTGAGCAGGCAGGACGCGGAGAGGGCGCTCACCTCGTGCGCCACCTTCAGCAGATCGCCATAGCCGGCATCGGTGCCGAGCTGGCCGCCGAAGGCATCGGCGACATCGAAGCCGGGGCCGAGCACGCAGCCGGCGTGCCGCACGAGGCCGCTCGGGGTGAGCAGCAGCGGCCCCACCGCCGCGATGCCGGGATCGGTCATGCGGCGCAGCATCTCGTCGAGCCAGCGGTCGTCGGCGGCCTCGATCGCGTCATCGACGACGCACAGGAATTCGTTGGTGGCTGTTGCGGCGGCGCGGTTGACGAGGTGCGCCCAACCGAACGGGCCCGGAACGCGCAGCACGTGCGCGCCTTCGCCCTCAAGCTCCGCCAGCAGCGACAGGGTTTCGGCATCGGTCGAGTCGCTGTCGGCGATGATGAGTTCGCCGCCCACCGCATCGAGCCCGGCGCGCAGGCTCAAGGCCGCGCGGCGCAGCACGCGGCCGCGGTTGCGGGTCGGCATCACCAGCGTCACACGGCCTTCGGGGCGGGCGCGGCGCACCGCCACCGCCGGCAGCAGAATCCCATGGGCGCGCTGCACCTGGGCATCGACGCCCTGCGCCTCCAGGTGCGCCCGCGTTGCTGCCGCCAGCAGCGGCTCGGCGGTGTGCCGCGCGATCTGCGGTACTTCGCCGAGGCTGCCGGGGAGGTGGACGATCTTGGCGCTGTCGCCGTTCTGACCGGCGGCGAACAGCGCCAGCGCGTAGAGGTTCGATGCGCCGGCCTCCAGCGCATCGAGCGCGACATCGCGGTGCAACGCGAAGAGATGCGCGGCATAGCCTTGTTCGAGCAGGCGCTCGTTGTCGAACGCCGGCAGCGCGACCGGCCACACGACCGGGAGAGCCTGGCCGTCGTCATCGGCGAGGTCGAAATCGCCATAGGCGGCGTCGGCATCGGGAAAGGCGGCGAAGGCGTCGGCGATGCGGGCAAGCGCGAGGTCGTCGAGCCGGGTGCCGGCGAGGCAGAACAGCACCAGTTCGCTGTCGGCGGCATCCTCGGCCAGCAGGTCCCGCACCAGCGCCGGGTCGAACTGCGCCTGCGCCGCGGCCGCCGGCAGGGCGGCGGCGACCCAGGCGGCATGGCGCTGGCGCTCCAGGCTCGCGTGCGTTCGCTCCGCGTCGCCGGGGCCGACCATCACCACCGCGATCTCGACATCGATGGCGTCGGGCTCGGGCGGCGGAAAGCGCGTGCGCCAGTCGGCAGAACCGGCCATCGGCCAGGAGGCGGGCAGCAGCCGGTCGAACATCTCGCCGCGCAGACGTTCGGAGTCGAGATCGCCGAGCGCTTCAAGCGTGCGCGCCAGACCGTCGGCGAAGGCGACGAAGGCGGCCGGGCTGCCGTCCAGCGTCGTGCCGTTCTCGTGGACGGCCGTGACACGGCGAACCCGGCCATCGGCGAAGCGCGCCGGCAGGTGAACGTCGAAGGTGCGGGTGAGGCGGGCCTCGTCCGGATCGGACCCCGCCTCGCCCCAACCGGTGGCGGTCACGCGGTCGATGCGCTCGCCATTGACGAAGATATCGACGCACACGCCATCGGCCTTGCCGGCCACCCAGCCCTGGACGCGCAGGCCGCCGGCCCAGCGGATTTGGCCGGCGCCGCGCGGGGCGGCGTCGGTGGCGGCGGGCGCGTCGAGCGCGATCGGTGCGCCGACCGGCACGCCGGTATTGGCGATGCGCGCCTCGACCATTCCGGCGGTGGCCAGCACCTCGCGGTCGATTGAAAGGGCGAAGCCGCAGCAGCCGTCGCCGAAGCCGCGCGCCGCGAGGTGCGGCACGAACCGGTCGGCGCGCAGCGTCGCGAAGCCCACCCCGTCGATGAGGATGTCGAGCACCAGCCGGCGCGCCGGTTCGGCGGGATCGAAGGCGTGGCCGGCGAAGGTCGTCGCGCCGTCGCGGACGAAGGCGGTGTCGAAGCCGGTGGGTGTTTCGGTCGAGGGGCGCCGTCGCCGCGCGGTCATGACAGCCACCAGTGCTTCAGGCGGGTTGCGGTTGCTGCGAGGTCGGCGTCCGGATCGAGGGCGAGGTGGTTCCGCGCCTTGCGGTTCTTCGCGGCCGCGCCCGACCAGTCGAAGGCGGCATGGCGGCAACCGGCAGCGAGCGCTGCGGCTTCCAGCGGATGGCCGAACACCGGCGCCGCCGACACCGCGGCCACGGCGCCGATATCGTAGCGCTCGATCAGGGTGGGCACCTGGGCTGGCGAAATCCGTCCGGTCATCGCGAGGTCCGGCGGCCATGCGGCGCTCTCCGCCTTCGGTACGTCGCCGACCACGACGACGCCGGGCGTGCCGGCGGCAAGATGGGCCGCGAGGCCGCGCAGCCGCCCCCGGTCGGCGAGCGTGGCGCCGAGCGCCAATAGGCCGAGCCGCGCACCATGATTGCGGTTCGGCGCGGGCGGCGGTTCTGTGGTCGCATCGAGGCGCACGCGCTTCGTCTGGATGCTCTTCGGCAGGGCGCGGGCGGCGAATGCCTCGGCCGCCGCCGAGGGCAGCAGGATCGCCTCGGCACCGGCGGCGATGCGCTGCCACCGCGCGCGATGGGCGGCGGCATCCGAAGGTTGGCGCGCAGCGTCCTTGGCCAGCATGGCCGGCGAATAGCGCATGCCGCGCGGCAGGACGAGGCCGGCATCGGCGATCAGGATGTCGTACGGGCGGCCATCGGCGATAAGCAGATCGACCAAGGCCGGGCTCGCCGAAGCCGGCGCCGCCCATTCGATCCGTGCCGGCGCCGCCAGTTCGAGCCAGGATTTGAGCGCCCGGCGCTCGGACGCTTCGTCCAGCGCGAAGCGCAGCGACTGGGGCATGTCCTCGCCGGTGCCAAAAATGGCGAGGTCGCAGCCCACGGTGCCGCGCTCGATGCGGGCGATCAGCACGGCTTCGCCCGCAGCGGCGAGCGTGGACGCGCGCTCGCGCGCCACCGCCTCGCCGGGGCCGGCATCGGTGACGATCAGGCGGGCTTGGCGGGCGGCGGGCGGCACGATCCGCTCGATCGCCGCGCGCGCCCGCCGCAGTGGGTCGGCGGCCTGGAAGGCGGTCACCTCGCGCTCGTGCTCCGGAAAGCGCTGGTCGAGAACCTTGCGGTTGCGCAACACCAGCGCCCGCTTGTCGGGGCCGAACGAGCGCGAGCCGGCATGGCCGACGAACACCGAGGCCGCGCAGACATTGCGGTAGCCGCGTTCGCGCGCGAGCAGGCAGATGTCGACATCCTCGAAATAGCCGCGGTGATAGATCTCGGCGAGCGACCCCACGGCATCGAGGCAGTCGCGCCGGATGTAGAGGCAGAAGCCGATGCCGTTGGGCATGTCGATGACGAGGCCGCGATTGGCGGTGGCGGCGGCTTCATCGAGGCGCTGCAGCAGGCCTGCGTCCGGCAGCGGCGCCGAGCGGTAGAAGACCGGGAAGCTGGTATATTCGCCATTGTTCGACAGCGGCGTCACCGTGCCGATGTCGGGCGCGCTGTGGGCGGCGGCGGCGAGGCGCTGGGCGAAGCCCGGCGGCACAACGGTGTCGGCATTGAGCAGGATGACGTCTGTCGTCGTGGTCAGCGCCAGGGCGCGGTTGACCGAGCCGACGAAGCCGAGATTTTTCGCATTCTCGATCACCAGCACCGAGGGGTGGCGGGCGGCCTCCGCCAGCAGCGCCTTGATGCGCGGGTCGGGGGCTGCGTCATCGACCAGGATCACGCGGTCGATGGCGGCTGACGGCAGTTGCGAATAAAGGCTGTCGAGGCAGGCGCCGGTCGCCTCGGGGTCGGCATAGACCGGCACGATGACGGTGGCGGCGCGGGCTGGCGCATCCTCGGGCGATGCATCTTCGGGCGATGCGGTGGCGCGGCGGGCCGGGGGGCGGGCGGCGTTGGGCGCGGCGGTCTCGGCGCGCAGCAGCCTGCCGGCCAACCGGATCTCGATGCGCTGGGGCGAGGGCGAGCGCGGCCGCGCGATCTCGAAGCTCGCCGCCGCCATGCCGGGGCCGGCCAGCGGATGGAACGGATCGGCGGCAACGCGGGTGCGCTGTTCCGCGCCATCGGACTCGATCGCCACCTCGATCGGCGCATCGCCCGCCCAGGCCGCCCAGCCGACAACGCGACGATCGAGCACGGTGATGGACGCGACATCGGCGCGGCCGGCCTCGCGCAGCACGTCGAGGCAGCGGCGCAGGGTGTCGAGGTCGCGGTCATGGGCGACCAGCGCCGCGGCGGCCTCAATCCGCGCCGGCCCGCTGCCCCAGCTCAGGCGGCGGCGGTTGGCGGCAAGATCGGTGGGATCGACATCCAGCGCCCGGGCGAGGTCGGCCAGCGCCTCGGCGTGATGGCCCAGGCCCTTCAGCGCCTCGGCGCGCAGCACGAAGCACTGCGCCGAGGCGGCAGGCTGGGTGCGGCAGCGGCGATCGGCAAGCTGGAACGCCCGCCGATGGTCGCCCGCCGACAGGGCCGCGACCGCCCCCCGTTCGAGCTCGACATGGATGGGCGCGCGGGACATCGGTGGCGACGATTCGGGCGGGCAGAATTCGGGCAGGCACGATATTAGGGCAGGCACGACCTGGAGTGACGGCGCCCGAAGTGGGCGCGCAATCAGGGTGCCGTCTCGGGCTTGGGGCGGCTGCGGAACACGCGGACGCGGCCGGACGGGCGGGCCGCCGCCGCAGCGGGGGCCTCTTCGACTGGCGCAGGCGCGGGTGCAGGCTTGGCGGGCGCCACCGGCCGCGGGGCCTCCGGAGCGGCGGCCTTGGCCGGCTGGATGGCGAGGCGCAGGCCGACCAGCGGCTCGCCGCCGGTCGGGCCGCCCAGCACCACCCGCTGGCCGGACGCCTTCATCACCGGCGAGCCGAGAAACAGCGCCTCGGTCTGGAATTTGTAGCGGGCGGCACCGGGGCCGGACAGTTCCAGCACCACGCCGACCAGCGCCAGCGCCCGCTTGCGGCTGCCGGCATATTCGCCGGCATCGGTCATGGCGCTGGTGGCGCCGCGCGGCTTGGCGAACTTGACGGCGTAGCGGCAGACGACATCGGCCGGCCGGTCGGGCCAGTCGATGCTGATGCCCTCGATGCGCGAGGGTGACGCCGGACCGGCGATCCAGCGGTCGGCATCGACCACGACGTCGCCGATGCCGGCGACATGGCCGAGAATCTTCAGCCCGCCGGTGCCGGATTGCGCGGCGACGGGCTTGGCGGTGACAGGCTTGGCGGCGACGGGGGGCTGCGCCACCGGCTCGGCCGCGACCGGTGCCGGAGAACCGCGACGCGCGGTTTTGGCGGGGGCGCGGGGCGCGGGCTGCGCGGGCGCCTCCCGGCCGATGGAGAGCGGGTCGAGCTTCAGCGACGCCGCCTCCGAGCCGTTCTCGACCGCCGGCACCACCTCGATGATCAGCGTGGTCGGCGCGCTGGCATGGATCACCGCCGCCGCGCCCGGGGCGTGCAGCGTGGCGTCGGTCACGTCCGGGTGGAAGATGATCTCGGTCGTCGCGTCCTTGGAGGAGACGCGCACGGTGGGCTGGAGGCGCTCGACGTCGGCCTGCTCGTAGCGGAGAACGAACAGGCCGCGCGGGACGTCGACAGTCTTCTGCGGTCCGGAAATTCTCGGTCGGCTCATGTCAACCCCCAGATGAGACCACCGTAGCGATCGGCGCGTTCGGGGGTCAAGAGAGCCGGTCGCAATGGTCGTTCAGTCCGGATTCATATAGTTATCGGATACTCGATTCGACGTTAAGACCTTGTCGCAACGGCAGGTCCGGTTCGTCTGCGATCCGATCGGGCTGCGCGGCAAATTGCCTTGGACGAGCAAATTGCCTTGGACGACATGCGTCCGGGCGCGAAATTGATCTGCGCCGAGATGAACTTGCGCGGGGACGAACCGCGCCAAGGCAGCACGAACATTGCGCCCGGCCGTGCGGGGTGCCGGCAGCGACATCGCACGCCATGAAGATTCTGTTTGTCCACACGAACTTTCCCGCGCAGTACCGCCACCTCGCCAACCGGCTGGCGCGGCAGCCGGGCATCCAGATGGCGGCCATCGGCTCGGTGACGGCGCGGCCGGTCGAGGGGGTGAAGCTCGTCCGCTATCCCGGCTTCGACGGCGACGTGTCGCTGACGCATCCGTTCGCGCGGCGGTTCGATCTCGAATGCCGGCGGGCCGAGCAGGTGCTCTATGCGCTGTCCTCGCTCAATGCCGGCGGCTTCGTGCCCGACATGATCATGGGCCATCCCGGCTGGGGCGAATGCCTGCCGGTGCGCACGATCTTCCCCAAGGCGAAGCTGTTCGTCTATTGCGAGTTCTATTACGGCGTCGAGGGCCGAGACGTCGGCTTCGATGCGGAGTTTCCGTCGACCGGCGTCGACGGCCATGTCGGCCTGCACCTCAAGAACGCCACCACGCTCCTGGCGCTCGCCGATTGCGATCGCGGCATCTCGCCGACGCAGTGGCAGAAATCGACCTATCCCGAGGCGTTCCGCGAGCGGATCGACGTGGTCCATGAGGGCGTGGACGTCGACGTCGTGAAGCCCAGGCCGGATGCCGTCTTTCCGCTGCGCAATGGCCGGCGCCTCACCCGCGCCGACGAGGTGGTGACGTTCGTGGCGCGGAACCTGGAGCCGCTGCGCGGCTACCACGTGTTCATGCGCGCGCTGCCGCGCATCCTGGCGGCGCGGCCCAATGCGCAGGTGCTGATCATCGGCGGCGACGGCACCTCGTACGGCGCATCCCCGCCGGCCGGCACGACGTGGCGCGAGCGGTTCCTGGCCGAGGTGGCCGGCCGGCTCGACATGCGCCGGGTGCACTTCACCGGGCCGTTGCCCTACGAGCAGTATCTGGCGGCACTGCGGGTCTCCACGGCGCACGTCTATCTCACCTATCCGTTCGTGCTCTCCTGGTCGCTGATCGAGGCGATGAGCGCCGGCTGCCTGATCGTCGGCTCCGACACCGCGCCGGTGCGCGAGGTGATCGACGGCAGCAACGGCATGCTCGTGCCGTTCTTCGACACGGCGCAGCTTGCCGAGCGGGTGATCGACGCGCTGGCGAACCGCGCCCACCATGAGGGCCTGCGCCGGCGGGCGCGCGAGACGGCGGTCGAGCGGTTCGACCTCGAACGCCGCTGCCTGCCCGAGATGCTGCGCCTGCTCGAAATCCCCGCGGGCGGGGCTTCCGTCGCCGGGCCGCGCGTCTTCCTGCCGCGCGGCGAACGCGGGGGCGGGGAGGGGCGCCTGCCCGCCGCGGCCTCGACGCTGCAGCGGCCCTAGGGTTGCAGCCGCCCGCTTGAAGCCTCGGCGCAACCGGCGTACCGGTCTGGTTGCCGGACAGCGAGGATGTCGCGGGCGCCGCCCGGACGATTCGATGCCGCAATGAGCCGATGACTCAATGAGCCGATGACGCAGGTGATCGCATTCGCGCAGTGCAAGGGCGGCGTCGGCAAGACCACGCTTGCGGTCTCGGTCGCGGCCGAACTGCGCGAGCGCGGCGCCGATGTCAGCCTGATCGATGCCGATCCGCAGCGCTCGGCCTGCCAGTGGGCGGAACTGGGGAACCTGCAGTTTCCGGTGTGGGAGATCGGGCTCGGCGACGTGTCGGTGCTGCAATGGGCCGAGTGGGTGCGGCGGGTGACGGCGGAGATCGTGGTGATCGACACCGCGCCCAACGACCGGGCGCTGGGGGCGGCGATCGCGCTGGCCGATCTGGTGGTGCTGCCGTGCACGCCCTCCGGGCTCGACATCGAGGCCACGCGCCGCACCCTCGATCTCATCGACGAGGTGCGCCGCCGGCGGGAGGCGGCGCTCGGGGTCATCGTCGTGCCGAACCGGGTCGATCCGCGCACCCTCGAAGGCCGGCAGGTGGCCGAGGAGCTGGCGACGCTCGGCGAGTGCGTCGGCCCGGCCATCGGCAGCCGCTCGTCGTTCGTGCGCTCGTTCTCCACCGGCCACGCCGTCAATGAGAGTGCGGCCGGCACCAATGCGGACCTGGAAATCCAGGCGCTGTGCGACACGGTGCAGGCGGAGCTGACGCGGCTCGCCGGCCTCGCCGGCCGGCGCCGCTCCGACTGAGGCCGGCGGCCGCTCCCACTATTTGCGCAAAGGCTCCGGTGGGCGGCGGGCGCCGAGGTGCTTGTGTTCGCAGGCCCGGCGACCTAGGTTTCGCACGGATAGGGTTTCGCGAAGGGCTGGGTTTCGCAAGAGGCCGAAGGCCTCGCAGTCCGCCGTTCAGGGCGGTTTCCGGTCGATCCCTTCGGGATGCCGGAAACGGTCTCGCCGAAAACCCCTTGTTCGATAACGGGGGTTCGGCGATCGGAATACGGTTCCCCGGCTCTCAGGGCCGGAAACCGTATCGGGCGGATGCACGCAGCCCCCGCGGGGAGGATGTTTGATGGGTTCGATGAGCCTGTGGCACTGGATCGTCGTTGTTCTGGTCATCTTGCTGCTGTTCGGCCGGGGAAAGCTCTCCGAGCTGATGGGCGACGTTGCCAAGGGCATCAAATCGTTCAAGAAAGGCATGGCGGAGGATGACGACGCCAAACCGGCGGCGCCGGCCGAAGCGGCGAAGCCGGTCGAGCCGAAGCCCGTTGATGCCAAGATCATCGACCATGAGCCGGCGAAGCCCGCGGGCTCCGCGTCGCAGCCGGTCGAGCCCGGCAAGGTCGGCTGACCCGAGCGCGGCGGACTGGTGCGCAAGAACGGGGGCCGGTCGGCCGGCTCCCAATTGCGGCCTGTCCGGCCAATGATGTGCGGCTAGTGATGCCCGGCAAGTGATGTTCGGCAAGTGACAGCATGTTCGATATCGGCTGGAGCGAGCTTCTGGTGATCGCGGTGGTGGCCCTCGTGGTCATCGGCCCGAAGGAGCTGCCGGACGTGATCCGCGGCGTCGGCCGCACGGTGGCCAAGCTGCGCAGCATGGCGGCCGAGTTCCAGGGCCAGTTCAACGAGGCGCTGCGCGAGGCCGAGCTGACCGACCTGAAGAAGAGCGTCGACGACATCCGCTCGATCGCCAATCCGCTGCAGACCCTGAAGGACGAGGTGCGGCAGACGATCGAGAACGCCGTAACGGCGCCGCAGAGGTCCGCCGCGACGCCGCAACAGGCCGAAACGACGCCGCAACAGGCCGAAACGGCGCCGCAAGCGCCCGATACGGCGCTGCAGCCGGCGCCTGCGGCGCCGCTCGATCTGGCCGACGTGGCGGCCCAGCCCGCGCCCGTCGCGGCGGTGGCAGGCCCGCCGACCGCGGGAACCGCCGAGGCGGAGACGGCCCAACCCAAATCCGACGCCGCACCGAAGTCCGAAAGCGCGCCTGTGCCTGAGAAACTGCCTGGGGCCGAGAGTAAATCGGCATGACGCAGGAAGACATCGACGCGACGAAGGCGCCGCTGCTCGACCATCTGGTCGAGCTGCGCGCCCGGCTGATCAAGTCGCTGATCGCCTTCTTCGTGCTGTTCATCGTAT from Blastochloris tepida includes:
- a CDS encoding glycosyltransferase; the protein is MKILFVHTNFPAQYRHLANRLARQPGIQMAAIGSVTARPVEGVKLVRYPGFDGDVSLTHPFARRFDLECRRAEQVLYALSSLNAGGFVPDMIMGHPGWGECLPVRTIFPKAKLFVYCEFYYGVEGRDVGFDAEFPSTGVDGHVGLHLKNATTLLALADCDRGISPTQWQKSTYPEAFRERIDVVHEGVDVDVVKPRPDAVFPLRNGRRLTRADEVVTFVARNLEPLRGYHVFMRALPRILAARPNAQVLIIGGDGTSYGASPPAGTTWRERFLAEVAGRLDMRRVHFTGPLPYEQYLAALRVSTAHVYLTYPFVLSWSLIEAMSAGCLIVGSDTAPVREVIDGSNGMLVPFFDTAQLAERVIDALANRAHHEGLRRRARETAVERFDLERRCLPEMLRLLEIPAGGASVAGPRVFLPRGERGGGEGRLPAAASTLQRP
- the tatB gene encoding Sec-independent protein translocase protein TatB, coding for MFDIGWSELLVIAVVALVVIGPKELPDVIRGVGRTVAKLRSMAAEFQGQFNEALREAELTDLKKSVDDIRSIANPLQTLKDEVRQTIENAVTAPQRSAATPQQAETTPQQAETAPQAPDTALQPAPAAPLDLADVAAQPAPVAAVAGPPTAGTAEAETAQPKSDAAPKSESAPVPEKLPGAESKSA
- a CDS encoding ParA family protein → MTQVIAFAQCKGGVGKTTLAVSVAAELRERGADVSLIDADPQRSACQWAELGNLQFPVWEIGLGDVSVLQWAEWVRRVTAEIVVIDTAPNDRALGAAIALADLVVLPCTPSGLDIEATRRTLDLIDEVRRRREAALGVIVVPNRVDPRTLEGRQVAEELATLGECVGPAIGSRSSFVRSFSTGHAVNESAAGTNADLEIQALCDTVQAELTRLAGLAGRRRSD
- a CDS encoding twin-arginine translocase TatA/TatE family subunit, which produces MGSMSLWHWIVVVLVILLLFGRGKLSELMGDVAKGIKSFKKGMAEDDDAKPAAPAEAAKPVEPKPVDAKIIDHEPAKPAGSASQPVEPGKVG
- a CDS encoding glycosyltransferase gives rise to the protein MSRAPIHVELERGAVAALSAGDHRRAFQLADRRCRTQPAASAQCFVLRAEALKGLGHHAEALADLARALDVDPTDLAANRRRLSWGSGPARIEAAAALVAHDRDLDTLRRCLDVLREAGRADVASITVLDRRVVGWAAWAGDAPIEVAIESDGAEQRTRVAADPFHPLAGPGMAAASFEIARPRSPSPQRIEIRLAGRLLRAETAAPNAARPPARRATASPEDASPEDAPARAATVIVPVYADPEATGACLDSLYSQLPSAAIDRVILVDDAAPDPRIKALLAEAARHPSVLVIENAKNLGFVGSVNRALALTTTTDVILLNADTVVPPGFAQRLAAAAHSAPDIGTVTPLSNNGEYTSFPVFYRSAPLPDAGLLQRLDEAAATANRGLVIDMPNGIGFCLYIRRDCLDAVGSLAEIYHRGYFEDVDICLLARERGYRNVCAASVFVGHAGSRSFGPDKRALVLRNRKVLDQRFPEHEREVTAFQAADPLRRARAAIERIVPPAARQARLIVTDAGPGEAVARERASTLAAAGEAVLIARIERGTVGCDLAIFGTGEDMPQSLRFALDEASERRALKSWLELAAPARIEWAAPASASPALVDLLIADGRPYDILIADAGLVLPRGMRYSPAMLAKDAARQPSDAAAHRARWQRIAAGAEAILLPSAAAEAFAARALPKSIQTKRVRLDATTEPPPAPNRNHGARLGLLALGATLADRGRLRGLAAHLAAGTPGVVVVGDVPKAESAAWPPDLAMTGRISPAQVPTLIERYDIGAVAAVSAAPVFGHPLEAAALAAGCRHAAFDWSGAAAKNRKARNHLALDPDADLAATATRLKHWWLS
- a CDS encoding glycosyltransferase, coding for MTARRRRPSTETPTGFDTAFVRDGATTFAGHAFDPAEPARRLVLDILIDGVGFATLRADRFVPHLAARGFGDGCCGFALSIDREVLATAGMVEARIANTGVPVGAPIALDAPAATDAAPRGAGQIRWAGGLRVQGWVAGKADGVCVDIFVNGERIDRVTATGWGEAGSDPDEARLTRTFDVHLPARFADGRVRRVTAVHENGTTLDGSPAAFVAFADGLARTLEALGDLDSERLRGEMFDRLLPASWPMAGSADWRTRFPPPEPDAIDVEIAVVMVGPGDAERTHASLERQRHAAWVAAALPAAAAQAQFDPALVRDLLAEDAADSELVLFCLAGTRLDDLALARIADAFAAFPDADAAYGDFDLADDDGQALPVVWPVALPAFDNERLLEQGYAAHLFALHRDVALDALEAGASNLYALALFAAGQNGDSAKIVHLPGSLGEVPQIARHTAEPLLAAATRAHLEAQGVDAQVQRAHGILLPAVAVRRARPEGRVTLVMPTRNRGRVLRRAALSLRAGLDAVGGELIIADSDSTDAETLSLLAELEGEGAHVLRVPGPFGWAHLVNRAAATATNEFLCVVDDAIEAADDRWLDEMLRRMTDPGIAAVGPLLLTPSGLVRHAGCVLGPGFDVADAFGGQLGTDAGYGDLLKVAHEVSALSASCLLTRRAAFEAVGGLDESRFPRFYPAIDYCLKLRAQGGPIGGRIVLTPRARLIDHRDSATAPLLAAQHARELRALRARWGEALMADPCYSPLLGLDGTPFSALAWPPRSFAPRLNFSPPPVAVPPGW